The proteins below are encoded in one region of Oncorhynchus clarkii lewisi isolate Uvic-CL-2024 unplaced genomic scaffold, UVic_Ocla_1.0 unplaced_contig_13935_pilon_pilon, whole genome shotgun sequence:
- the LOC139398805 gene encoding NLR family CARD domain-containing protein 3-like has product MTFVKNELKTFKRILSPELPEGFESQKQDKEVLDAEDEKQESSAREGALKITLHILRKMNLKELADTLEKNSDELAVICQRELKSNLKKKFQCVFEGIAKQGNPTLLNKIYTELYITEGGTGEVNNEHELRQIETTTRKQARPETAIKCNDIFKPLTGQDKPIRTVLTKGVAGIGKTVSVQKFILDWAEGKTNQDVQFVFSFPFRELNLMKEDKHTFIELLNHFSMETKQSGISIYNKYKVLFIFDGLDECRLPLDFPKNKICCDVTESTSVDVLLTNLIRGNLLPSALLWITTRPAAANKIPSGCVDQVTEVRGFNDPQKEEFFRKRFSDEDLASRIISHIKTSRSLHIMCHIPVFCWISAIILEHMLKHKREEMPKTLTEMYTHLVVFHTKQKNEKYLGKEETGPHWNKESILSLGKLAFQQLVNGNLIFYEEDLKEAGIDVNEASVYSGLCTQLFKEECVLYQDKVYCFVHLSIQEFLAAVYVFLSFINNNQNLMDKLQTNDKSEVTFYKSAVDKALQSETGNLDLFLRFLLGLSLESNQKHLRGLLTKTRSSSQSHEETVKYIKEKIRENPSPERCINLFHCLNELNDHSLVEGIQRFLRSGSLSKPNLSPAQWSALVFVLLTSEKELDVFDLKKYSRSEEGLLRLLPVVKASRVVLLSGCGVTEEGCASLVSVLRSNPSHLRELDLSNNDLKDSGVELLSAGLGNPHCKLETLRLSGCLVTEEGCASLVSALRSNPSHLRELDLSYNHPGDTGVRLLSAGLEDPHCRLEKLNVEHGGENRMKPGLRKYVCDLTLDLNTVNRHLSLSEENRKVTCRREEQPYPDHPERFEDCRQVLCKEGLTGRCYWEVERSGRADIGVTYKGISRRGRGDDCGLGYNDKSWSLTCSDNSYRARHNNILTTIDVSSTSSHRVGVYLDWPAGTLSFYRASSDTLTHLNTFTCTFTEPLYPGFWVQYESSVSL; this is encoded by the exons ATGACATTTGTGAAGAACGAACTGAAGACGTTCAAGAGGATTCTTAGTCCAGAACTCCCAGAAGGCTTTGAGAGTCAGAAGCAGGATAAGGAAGTGTTGGACGCTGAAGATGAGAAGCAGGAgagcagtgccagagagggggctctgaagatcacactgcacatcctgaggaaaatgaacttgaaggagcttgctgacacactggagaaaa ATTCAGATGAGCTTGCTGTGATTTGCCAACGTgaactcaaatctaatctaaagaagaagtttcaatgtgtatttgaggggatcgctaaacaaggaaacccaacacttctcaataagatctacacagagctctacatcacagagggtggaacaggagaggtcaataatgaacatgagttgagacagattgagacaacaaccaggaaacaagCAAGACCAGAGACTGCAATCAAATGTAACGACATCTTCAAACCCTTAACCGGACAAGACAAACctatcagaactgtgctgacaaagggagtcgctggcattggaaaaacagtctctgtgcagaagttcattctggactgggctgaaggaaaaaCAAATCAGGATGTCCAATTTGTGTTTTCATTCCCTTTTAGGGagctgaatttgatgaaagaggacaaacacactttcattgaacttcttaatcacttctcaatggaaaccaaacaaTCAGGAATCTCTATCTACAACAAGTAcaaagttctgttcatctttgatggtctggatgagtgccgactgcccctagacttcccgaagaacaagatctgttgtgacgtcacagagtcaacctcagtggatgttctgctgacaaatctcatcaggggaaatctgcttccctctgctctcctctggataactacccgacctgcagcagccaataagatcccttcagggtgtgttgaccaggtgacagaggtacgagggttcaatgacccacagaaggaggagttcttcaggaagagattcagtgatgaggacctggccagcagaatcatctcacacataaagacatcaaggagcctccacatcatgtgccacattccagtcttctgttggatttctgcaataatccttgaacacatgctgaaacataagagagaagagatgcccaagactctgactgagatgtacacacaccttgtggtgtttcataccaaacagaagaatgaaaagtatcttgggaaagaagagacaggtccacactggaataaagagagcattctgtcactgggaaaactggcttttcaacagcttgtgaatggcaatctgattttctatgaagaagacctgaaagaggctggcattgatgtcaatgaagcctcggtgtactcaggattgtgcacacagctctttaaagaggaatgtgtgctgtaccaggacaaggtgtactgctttgttcatctgagcattcaggagtttctggctgctgtatatgtgttcctctcattcatcaacaacaatcagaATCTAATGGACAAACTGCAAACAAACGACAAGTCTGAAGTTACTTTCTACAAGAGTGCTGTGGATAAAGCCTTACAAAGTGAGACAGgaaacctggaccttttcctccgcttccttctgggcctctcactggagtccaatcagaagcacttacgaggtctactgacaaagacaagaagcagctcacagagccatgaagaaacagtcaagtacatcaaggagaagatcagggagaatccctctccagagaggtgcatcaatctgttccactgtctgaatgaactgaatgaccattCTCTAGTCGAGGGGATCCAAAGATTCCTGAGATCAGGAAGTCTCTCAAAACCCAACCTGtcacctgcacagtggtcagctctggtctttgtgttgctgacttcagaaaaggagctggatgtgtttgacctgaagaaatactccagatcagaggaaggtcttctgaggctgctgccagtggtcaaagcctccagagTTGTCCT gctgtcaggctgtggagtcacagaggaaggctgtgcttctctggtctcagttCTGAGGTCAAACCCATCACAtctgagagagctggatctgagtaacaatgacctgaaggattcaggagtggagctgctctctgctggactggggaatccccactgtaaactggagactctgag gctgtcaggctgtctagtcacagaggaaggctgtgcttctctggtctcagctctgaggtcaaacccctcacacctgagagagctcgacctgagctacaatcacccaggagacacaggagtcagactgctctctgctggactggaggatccacactgcagactggagaaactcaa tgtggaacatggtggagagaacagaatgaaacctgggcttagaaaat atgtctgtgatctcacactggacctaaacacagtaaacagacacctctctctgtctgaggagaacagGAAGGTGACATGTAGGAGAGAGGAGCAGccgtatcctgatcacccagagagatttgaggaCTGTAGACAGGTGCTATGTAAagagggtctgactgggcgctgttactgggaggtagagaggagtgggagggctgatataggagtgacatataaaggaatcagcaggagaggaaggggtgatgACTGTGGTCTTGGATAcaatgacaagtcctggagtcTGACCTGCTCTGACAACAGTTACAGAGCCAGACACAATAATATTCTCACTACCATAGACGTCTCCTCCACCAGCtcccacagagtaggagtgtatctggactggccagctGGCACTTTGTCCTTCTATAGAGCCTCCTCggacacactgacccacctgaACACATTCACCTGTacattcactgagcccctctatccagggttttgggttcagtatgaatcctcagtgtccctgtaa